One window of the Trypanosoma brucei gambiense DAL972 chromosome 5, complete sequence genome contains the following:
- a CDS encoding inosine-5'-monophosphate dehydrogenase, putative — protein sequence MSFNESASIPTGLTYDDVLIIPQHSRVTSRKEVNTATRLSRNVKLSIPIVASNMDTVCEQRMAVAMAREGGIGILHRFCSIEEQCAMLREVKRAQSFLIESPRIILPHETAREAWEGLNWKGRVGGVGCLLVVNCKNERKLLGIITRHDLKLADESTTVESLMTPVDKMVVSTNTSISLEEVTHLMRKGRTANVPIVGQNGQLLYLVTLSDVVKLRKNKQASLDSRGRLLVGAAVGVKKDDMNRAIRLVEAGADVLVVDIAHGHSDLCINMVKRLKGDPRTASVDIIAGNIASAEAAEALIDAGADGLKIGVGPGSICITRLVAGAGVPQLSAVLACTRVARRRGVPCIADGGLRTSGDISKAIGAGADTVMLGNMLAGTDEAPGRVLVKDGQKVKIIRGMAGFGANLSKAERERTQDEDVFSSLVPEGVEGSVACKGPVGPIVRQLVGGLRSGMSYSGAKSIEEMQRRTRFVRMTGAGLRESGSHGVAKL from the coding sequence ATGTCCTTCAATGAATCGGCATCCATTCCCACAGGTCTCACGTACGATGATGTCCTCATAATCCCGCAGCACAGCCGGGTGACCTCCCGCAAGGAGGTGAATACCGCCACTCGACTCTCGCGTAATGTAAAACTTAGCATTCCTATCGTTGCCAGTAACATGGACACGGTGTGTGAACAGCGGATGGCGGTCGCCATGGCTCGTGAGGGGGGTATTGGTATTTTGCATCGCTTTTGCAGCATTGAGGAGCAGTGCGCGATGCTGCGGGAGGTGAAGCGCGCACAGTCCTTCCTTATTGAGAGCCCCCGCATAATTTTGCCTCACGAAACGGCTCGTGAGGCATGGGAGGGGTTGAACTGGAAGGGGCGCGTGGGTGGCGTGGGTTGCCTATTGGTTGTGAACTGCAAGAATGAGCGCAAACTGTTGGGCATAATCACCAGACACGATCTTAAACTCGCTGACGAGAGCACGACAGTGGAATCACTAATGACGCCCGTGGACAAAATGGTGGTTTCGACGAATACATCCATATCGCTGGAGGAGGTAACGCACTTGATGCGGAAGGGGCGCACGGCAAACGTTCCTATCGTTGGGCAAAACGGTCAGTTGCTGTACCTTGTGACTCTCTCTGATGTTGTGAAGTtgagaaagaacaaacagGCGTCGCTTGACTCCCGTGGTCGCCTCCTTGTCGGGGCTGCCGTGGGTGTGAAGAAAGACGACATGAACCGCGCCATCAGACTCGTGGAGGCTGGTGCCGATGTTCTTGTGGTCGATATTGCACACGGACACAGCGATCTGTGTATCAATATGGTAAAGCGCCTTAAGGGGGACCCGCGCACCGCTAGTGTGGATATTATCGCCGGGAACATCGCGTCAGCCGAGGCTGCGGAGGCGTTAATTGATGCTGGTGCCGATGGGCTGAAAATTGGTGTCGGCCCTGGGAGTATTTGCATTACCCGCCTCGTTGCTGGCGCCGGTGTGCCTCAACTAAGCGCTGTGTTGGCATGCACGCGGGTGGCACGTCGCAGGGGTGTACCTTGTATTGCCGATGGTGGACTGCGGACGTCCGGGGATATCAGCAAGGCGATTGGTGCTGGTGCTGACACTGTGATGTTGGGAAATATGCTCGCTGGAACGGACGAAGCTCCGGGTCGTGTGCTCGTTAAGGATGGGCAGAAGGTCAAGATCATTCGGGGGATGGCGGGATTCGGTGCCAACCTAAGCAAGGCCGAGCGGGAACGAACTCAGGATGAAGATGTCTTCTCATCTTTGGTCCCTGAGGGTGTGGAGGGGAGTGTGGCGTGCAAAGGGCCCGTTGGGCCAATCGTTCGACAGCTGGTAGGTGGTTTGCGCTCCGGTATGTCATACAGCGGTGCCAAGTCGATCGAGGAGATGCAGCGAAGGACGCGTTTCGTGCGCATGACGGGCGCTGGTCTGCGTGAGAGTGGAAGTCACGGTGTTGCCAAACTTTAA
- a CDS encoding OSM3-like kinesin, putative yields the protein MGKKTNSAAENIKVLVRCRPLNDKEKSQGYKTSVDLDLTENTVTVQSVVGEPDRWTFDAVINNTFTQKDVFQQFIMPLVDSVLDGFNATVFAYGQSGSGKTHTMTGKLGDEDLKGLTPRSFEHVFDRISSMKATEPNKQFSLYVSFIELYNGKVHDLLARQQVPLALKENKDKSFFVQGAHIPQVKCIDDIFHQMEEGTERRRVAATELNADSSRSHSVFTLIIECTEVSEDGDSRSVTSKLNLVDLAGSERQSKTGALGDTLKEGCNINLSLSALGTVIDTIVKGKGHVPFRSSPLTMILKDSLGGSSKTVMFANINPSEHNVSETISTLRFADRAKQIKNKPVVNLDTKDQKIVELTELVHELREKLKKYDAGGTGALEQDVDDLTEKMGEMQVSLDNAVKAREADRADFENIKAMMEQERQNLTATIAELEERIATLQSDQQLAESNINAERLQREEILRLCSHYLRTEGGEEKINNATELEAVLRGRAHERHSSEMVGVQNELQKVQMELKQSLQEREAMKKEMSEKMQESKAALKSAESKLKKYEKKLSEAKEALKNAASSAAVSSNSEDGGSAASEKEVAKLRIALESAQKELEGRGAMANVEAKLQEIQKTQDETTRAYLEQMKQAREILSTPGESDSAVVKQLRNILKEDDKTYNIAVEHMKTMQNITTDLVAVVREAQIVPMVALNGDAAASQKALKKLKAVDASEAQVYANALSSLHDNVNKAHGQRNRILEALTESSEAPVDLREELRRVVQENNELRQRSSQLTAEVENLRLQATAELRNEVAKTANSPTRRDKHSKNAGDTAATGLKRGSSLLADADDIRVELEEERERNAALAQARVSLQEEVKALRAEAAEAEKRYVELQGKMRETMSEYERRLENSQGGADEIANLTSRLKERGEQVEQMRGLLEKQKALIVRSNQKSEALQQKLRDGMAEWQEKEMQYRQKIQERDENFQRVLNQRLQESTQNHRDETEQIEAKMKKLKKKIKKMEMEVDKCKEDYDRKVCECEELRNAVEEHKVDHMRLLRRMGQTAEEAQVYEKKEQIQNALERAKEERRRKKDLFALGEVENVRRADF from the coding sequence ATGGGGAAGAAAACCAACAGCGCAGCGGAGAATATAAAAGTGTTGGTCCGTTGCCGTCCACTCAATGACAAGGAAAAGAGTCAGGGGTACAAAACATCAGTAGACTTGGACCTCACAGAAAATACCGTCACCGTGCAGAGTGTTGTTGGGGAGCCCGACCGTTGGACGTTTGACGCCGTCATCAACAACACCTTTACCCAAAAGGATGTCTTTCAGCAGTTTATCATGCCCCTTGTAGACTCCGTTCTGGATGGCTTCAACGCCACCGTCTTCGCTTACGGGCAGTCAGGGTCCGGTAAGACGCACACGATGACTGGGAAACTGGGAGATGAAGATCTGAAGGGTCTAACACCGCGCAGCTTCGAGCACGTGTTCGACCGCATAAGCTCGATGAAGGCAACGGAGCCGAATAAACAGTTTTCCCTCTACGTTTCATTCATTGAGTTATACAACGGCAAGGTCCACGACTTACTTGCGCGCCAGCAAGTGCCATTGGCCCTGAAAGAGAATAAAGACAAGTCATTCTTCGTGCAGGGGGCACATATCCCCCAGGTAAAGTGTATTGACGATATTTTCCACCAAATGGAGGAGGGAACGGAGCGCCGCCGTGTCGCCGCAACGGAACTTAATGCTGACAGCTCTCGTTCACACTCCGTTTTCACTCTCATTATTGAGTGCACGGAAGTGTCTGAAGACGGTGATTCCCGTTCGGTAACAAGCAAGCTTAACCTTGTCGACCTTGCTGGTTCCGAGCGTCAGAGCAAAACGGGTGCACTAGGCGATACGCTGAAGGAAGGATGTAACATCAACCTCTCACTTAGTGCACTCGGCACCGTAATTGACACAATTGTTAAGGGTAAAGGGCACGTGCCGTTCCGTAGCAGTCCTCTCACGATGATATTGAAGGATTCCCTCGGTGGTTCCAGCAAGACGGTGATGTTTGCGAACATTAACCCCAGCGAACACAACGTGTCTGAGACAATAAGCACCCTGCGTTTCGCGGATCGCGCAAAGCAAATCAAAAACAAGCCTGTTGTGAACTTGGATACCAAAGATCAGAAGATTGTTGAGTTGACGGAATTAGTGCACGAACTGCGGGAGAAGTTGAAGAAGTACGACGCAGGAGGGACTGGGGCGCTGGAGCAAGATGTAGATGATCTGACGGAAAAGATGGGGGAGATGCAGGTGAGTCTCGACAATGCTGTAAAGGCACGCGAGGCTGATCGCGCGGACTTTGAGAACATCAAAGCGATGATGGAACAGGAGCGACAAAACCTCACTGCAACGATTGCAGAACTGGAGGAGCGGATTGCCACGCTGCAGAGTGATCAGCAACTCGCGGAATCGAATATCAACGCGGAGCGGCTGCAGAGGGAAGAGATACTCCGTCTCTGCTCCCACTACCTGCGCACGGAGggtggggaggaaaagattAACAATGCCACAGAGCTCGAGGCTGTATTGCGTGGGAGGGCGCATGAAAGACACAGCTCGGAGATGGTAGGGGTGCAGAATGAGCTTCAAAAGGTACAGATGGAGCTGAAGCAGTCTCTGCAGGAACGTGAAgcaatgaaaaaggaaatgagtgaGAAGATGCAGGAGAGTAAAGCTGCTCTGAAGTCAGCAGAGAGCAAGCTTAAGAAGTACGAGAAGAAGTTAAGCGAGGCAAAGGAAGCACTAAAGAATGCAGCAAGTTCCGCGGCGGTTTCATCAAACTCAGAGGACGGGGGATCGGCGGCCAGCGAGAAGGAGGTGGCGAAGCTGCGGATTGCTCTGGAGAGCGCCCAGAAAGAATTGGAAGGTAGAGGTGCTATGGCGAATGTGGAGGCCAAGCTGCAAGAGATTCAGAAAACTCAGGATGAGACAACTCGCGCATACTTGGAGCAGATGAAGCAGGCGCGAGAGATACTAAGCACTCCTGGCGAGAGTGACTCAGCTGTTGTGAAACAACTCAGAAACATTCTTAAGGAGGATGACAAAACGTATAATATTGCAGTGGAACACATGAAGACCATGCAGAATATCACAACGGATTTGGTTGCTGTCGTGCGTGAAGCCCAAATTGTGCCAATGGTAGCCCTGAACGGAGACGCAGCTGCCTCACAAAAGGCATTGAAGAAGCTGAAGGCTGTGGATGCATCAGAGGCTCAGGTGTACGCTAATGCTCTATCAAGTTTACACGATAACGTAAACAAGGCCCACGGTCAACGTAATCGTATTCTCGAAGCGCTTACTGAATCCTCCGAAGCCCCAGTAGATCTAAGAGAGGAGCTTCGCAGGGTAGTGCAAGAGAATAACGAGTTACGCCAGAGGTCCTCACAACTCACCGCTGAGGTAGAAAACCTTCGTCTACAGGCGACGGCAGAGCTGCGTAACGAGGTCGCCAAGACCGCGAATTCACCAACAAGGCGGGACAAACACTCGAAGAACGCCGGTGATACCGCAGCCACTGGTCTGAAGCGTGGCTCCTCATTGCTTGCAGACGCTGACGACATTCGCGTTGAGTTAGAGGAAGAGCGGGAGCGAAATGCGGCACTCGCGCAGGCAAGAGTATCCCTGCAAGAGGAAGTCAAGGCGCTGCGTGCAGAGGCGGCTGAGGCGGAGAAGCGGTATGTTGAACTTCAAGGTAAGATGCGCGAAACAATGAGTGAGTACGAGCGACGGTTGGAGAATTCGCAAGGGGGCGCAGACGAAATTGCTAATCTCACCTCTCGGTTAAAGGAGCGAGGGGAGCAAGTTGAGCAAATGCGAGGGCTTCTTGAGAAGCAGAAAGCACTAATTGTGCGAAGCAATCAAAAATCAGAGGCGTTGCAGCAGAAACTACGCGACGGAATGGCAGAATGGCAGGAGAAAGAGATGCAGTACCGCCAAAAGATCCAGGAACGGGATGAGAACTTCCAACGCGTGCTTAACCAACGCCTACAGGAATCCACACAAAATCACCGCGATGAGACCGAGCAGATCGAggcgaaaatgaagaagcTAAAGAAGAAGAtcaagaaaatggaaatggaGGTGGACAAATGCAAAGAAGACTACGACCGAAAAGTTTGTGAATGTGAAGAACTGCGCAATGCCGTTGAAGAGCACAAGGTGGACCACATGCGGTTGCTGCGGCGAATGGGACAGACAGCGGAAGAGGCGCAAGTGTATgagaagaaggaacaaaTACAAAATGCGCTCGAACGCGCAAAGGAGGAGCGGCGGCGCAAGAAGGATCTATTTGCTCTTGGTGAAGTGGAGAACGTCCGAAGAGCTGATTTCTAA
- a CDS encoding nonsense mRNA reducing factor 1, putative, whose translation MFSEHASDERALGVATTPVASGETDKKPSCSYCSEESPTCLAFCNGCSKWFCNGSNGTSGSHIILHLVKSGHNSLKLHAENSLGDSTLECYICRSSNIFSLGFMPSKEEAVVVLVCREPCLHSKTLRDLNWDSSTWLPLIEERRLLPWICSIPSTLRRPLTLHDIKALEMSWEQKVKEFVDPVESVPEVPLYFESGTKYVEVFSGLIALDSQGARDSKDTSFEGIQCTQQKKIGGRHFFVLKPFPLFDVGVNRGDNVSIRVKGSESSLSGTITEVSATSVDNEHAVFVTDTTARSVDKKAVNEILAATTVTISPEYNGVADKRKMEALQQFARSEGSVSAYLYFTILGQKERAAHRNSGFDTEPEPRGHHNLNYSQEQALRVALRNPLTLIQGPPGTGKTSTSVAIIRELHSHVKSRILVCAPSNVAVDHLAQRVSGTGLKVVRLQAKYRNDIPCSVESIGLERQVRDYINASSGLERLKELLDSMQTGKSLNDKDYGTYKDGVEKIERLILRNADVVCCTCIGAGDYRLKTMKFKHVLIDEATQGTEPEVLIPLVRGAKQVILVGDHCQLRPLVFSTAAEKAGYQRSLFERLVLMGHRPVRLDVQYRMNPSLSFFPSHHYYEGTLQNGVTAEQRDASEVFPWPDVTKPIFFYNATGNEELGSNGRSYLNRAEAALTEQIVTKLIQGGVEPGDIGVITPYRSQCRYLRSYLSRSGRLPMEVYDRVEISSVDAFQGREKEFIILSCVRSNHRQGAGFVTDGRRLNVSLTRAKRGLIIMGNVQLFSRYPGWHELLVHMNSLSLIVEGPIDDLVPSAVVLQKPRKRGGKLKGEESDSPLFLPGES comes from the coding sequence ATGTTCAGTGAGCATGCTAGTGATGAACGAGCGCTCGGTGTTGCTACCACACCGGTTGCAAGTGGGGAGACGGACAAGAAACCCAGCTGCTCGTACTGTAGCGAAGAGAGCCCGACCTGCTTAGCCTTTTGCAATGGATGCTCAAAATGGTTTTGTAATGGGTCAAATGGTACCAGCGGTTCTCACATTATTCTTCACCTCGTAAAAAGTGGGCATAATTCATTGAAACTGCACGCAGAGAATTCGCTTGGTGATTCCACTTTAGAGTGCTACATATGTCGATCTTcgaatattttttccttggGATTTATGCCTTCAAAGGAGGAAGCTGTCGTTGTACTTGTCTGTCGCGAACCGTGTCTTCATTCGAAGACGCTACGTGACCTAAACTGGGACTCTTCTACTTGGCTACCCCTGATAGAAGAGCGGAGGTTGCTTCCATGGATTTGCAGTATTCCCAGTACCCTGCGCCGACCACTGACGTTGCATGACATTAAGGCACTTGAAATGAGTTGGGAACAGAAGGTCAAAGAATTTGTTGATCCTGTTGAGAGTGTCCCAGAGGTTCCATTATATTTTGAGAGTGGAACGAAATACGTGGAAGTATTTTCGGGTTTAATTGCTCTTGATTCCCAAGGGGCAAGAGATTCAAAGGATACTTCTTTTGAGGGTATCCAGTGCacacaacagaagaagatCGGCGGTAGGCATTTTTTCGTGTTGAAACCGTTCCCCCTCTTCGACGTAGGTGTAAATCGCGGTGATAACGTATCAATCCGCGTTAAGGGAAGTGAAAGCAGTCTATCTGGCACTATCACTGAAGTTAGTGCAACTTCAGTCGACAACGAACACGCTGTTTTCGTAACTGATACCACAGCACGTTCGGTGGATAAGAAGGCTGTGAATGAGATTCTTGCTGCAACCACTGTAACTATTTCTCCAGAGTACAACGGGGTTGCTGATAAACGGAAGATGGAAGCACTGCAGCAGTTTGCACGGTCTGAAGGCTCGGTCTCCGCTTATTTGTACTTCACCATTCTTGGGCAAAAGGAACGTGCTGCGCACAGGAATTCTGGGTTTGATACCGAACCTGAGCCGAGGGGGCACCACAATTTGAATTATTCCCAAGAACAGGCCTTGAGAGTGGCCCTCAGAAATCCATTGACCCTTATTCAAGGACCGCCCGGCACAGGGAAAACGTCAACAAGTGTGGCAATTATTCGGGAGTTGCACAGTCACGTAAAGTCGAGGATTTTGGTTTGCGCTCCAAGTAATGTTGCAGTCGACCACCTAGCACAAAGAGTTAGTGGAACTGGATTAAAAGTTGTTCGATTGCAAGCTAAGTACCGCAACGACATTCCTTGCTCTGTGGAAAGTATTGGGCTTGAAAGACAGGTAAGAGATTACATTAACGCGAGTTCAGGTCTCGAGAGATTGAAAGAACTTCTGGACTCGATGCAAACAGGTAAGAGTTTAAATGACAAAGACTACGGCACTTACAAAGATGGTGTGGAGAAAATTGAGCGGTTAATCCTTCGGAATGCAGACGTCGTATGCTGCACATGCATTGGAGCGGGCGACTATAGATTGAAAACTATGAAGTTCAAACATGTCCTTATAGACGAGGCAACCCAAGGAACTGAGCCGGAAGTGTTGATTCCATTGGTCCGAGGGGCGAAGCAAGTTATTTTGGTTGGGGACCACTGTCAGTTACGTCCGTTGGTTTTCTCTACCGCAGCAGAGAAAGCTGGATACCAACGAAGTTTGTTTGAACGACTGGTGTTGATGGGACACCGACCAGTGCGGTTGGACGTGCAATACCGGATGAatccttctctctctttcttcccctctcATCATTATTATGAGGGGACCCTTCAGAATGGCGTTACCGCTGAGCAACGCGATGCGTCGGAAGTCTTCCCCTGGCCGGACGTAACGAAGCCCATTTTTTTCTACAATGCAACCGGGAATGAGGAACTTGGGTCAAACGGAAGATCATATCTGAATCGAGCGGAGGCTGCATTGACTGAGCAGATTGTAACGAAGCTTATACAGGGGGGAGTGGAACCCGGGGATATCGGTGTCATAACTCCGTATAGGTCACAATGTCGATATTTGAGAAGCTATCTTTCACGTAGTGGTCGTCTTCCTATGGAAGTCTATGATCGCGTCGAAATTTCGTCTGTTGATGCGTTtcagggaagagaaaaggaattCATAATTTTGTCGTGCGTTCGGAGCAATCACCGTCAGGGTGCGGGGTTTGTGACGGACGGGAGGAGGCTTAATGTTTCGCTAACCCGGGCGAAGCGTGGGCTAATTATAATGGGCAATGTGCAGCTTTTCTCACGGTACCCGGGCTGGCACGAACTCCTTGTGCATATGAATTCTTTGTCGTTGATCGTGGAAGGCCCTATTGACGACCTCGTTCCCTCGGCGGTGGTGCTGCAGAAACCACGGAAAAGAGGTGGTAAattgaaaggggaagaatCCGACTCGCCATTGTTCTTGCCTGGTGAGTCTTGa